One genomic segment of Rivularia sp. PCC 7116 includes these proteins:
- the dhaK gene encoding dihydroxyacetone kinase subunit DhaK — translation MKKLINQPDDFVRESLEGMAAAHPDLIKVNFAPTFVYRTDAPVKGKVAVISGGGSGHEPMHAGFVGMGMLDAAVPGEVFTSPTPDQMLAAAKQVDGGAGILNIVKNYSGDVMNFEMATELARSEDMRVLNILIDDDVAVKDSLYTQGRRGVGTTVLAEKICGAAAEQGYDLQQIADLCAKVNCNGRSMGMALTSCTVPAKGSPTFKLGDTEIEMGCGIHGEPGRQRTSMAPADEITETLALGIIEDSAYTRTVRQWDESQGDWVDVELTDSPLASGSNVLAFVNGMGGTPLSELYIVYRKLVEVCQGKGLKIVRNLIGSYMTSLEMQGCSITLLKVDDEMVKLWDAPVKTAALKWG, via the coding sequence ATGAAAAAGTTAATTAACCAGCCCGACGACTTTGTACGCGAAAGTCTGGAAGGAATGGCTGCTGCTCATCCCGATTTAATTAAGGTAAATTTTGCACCTACTTTTGTATATCGTACTGATGCACCCGTAAAAGGAAAAGTCGCAGTTATTTCTGGTGGTGGCAGCGGGCACGAACCGATGCACGCTGGTTTTGTGGGTATGGGAATGCTTGATGCTGCGGTTCCTGGAGAGGTTTTCACTTCTCCGACTCCCGACCAAATGTTAGCTGCTGCAAAACAGGTTGATGGTGGTGCTGGTATTTTAAATATCGTCAAAAATTATAGCGGCGATGTGATGAATTTTGAAATGGCTACGGAGTTAGCCCGCAGTGAAGATATGCGGGTTTTAAATATTTTAATTGATGATGATGTAGCCGTTAAAGATAGTTTATATACTCAAGGTCGTCGCGGTGTCGGAACTACGGTATTAGCTGAAAAAATCTGTGGTGCAGCAGCAGAACAAGGTTATGATTTACAGCAAATTGCCGATTTATGCGCCAAGGTTAATTGTAACGGTAGAAGTATGGGCATGGCTTTGACTTCCTGTACGGTACCCGCAAAAGGTTCGCCGACTTTTAAATTGGGTGACACAGAAATTGAAATGGGTTGCGGTATTCATGGTGAGCCGGGAAGGCAACGCACGTCAATGGCTCCAGCAGATGAGATTACAGAAACCCTAGCGCTAGGGATTATTGAAGATTCAGCATATACTCGCACGGTAAGGCAATGGGATGAATCGCAAGGTGATTGGGTAGATGTGGAATTGACAGATTCACCTTTGGCAAGCGGTAGTAATGTTTTGGCTTTTGTTAATGGTATGGGTGGTACTCCCCTGAGCGAGTTGTACATTGTTTATCGAAAATTAGTAGAAGTTTGTCAAGGGAAAGGGTTAAAAATTGTCCGTAATTTAATTGGCTCTTATATGACTTCCTTGGAAATGCAGGGTTGTTCAATTACTTTGCTCAAAGTTGATGATGAGATGGTTAAACTTTGGGATGCTCCGGTGAAGACTGCTGCTTTGAAGTGGGGTTGA
- a CDS encoding fasciclin domain-containing protein: MADIVDIAVSADSFNTLVAAVQAANLVETLKSPGPFTVFAPNDEAFAKLPPGTVQTLVQNPPQLARILTYHVVAGKLMQADLAKLKTVNSVEGSPININCNHKFEVKNATILAADIEADNGVIHVIDNVILMG, from the coding sequence ATGGCAGATATAGTTGATATTGCTGTTAGTGCTGATTCTTTTAATACGCTAGTTGCAGCAGTACAAGCTGCTAATTTAGTAGAAACATTAAAAAGTCCCGGACCTTTTACAGTTTTTGCACCTAATGATGAAGCTTTTGCAAAATTACCTCCCGGAACCGTTCAAACTCTGGTACAAAATCCTCCCCAGCTAGCAAGAATTCTCACATATCATGTTGTCGCGGGCAAATTAATGCAGGCCGATTTAGCAAAATTGAAAACTGTAAATTCTGTGGAAGGTTCCCCTATTAATATTAATTGTAATCATAAATTTGAAGTGAAAAATGCCACTATTTTAGCAGCAGATATCGAAGCTGATAATGGTGTAATTCATGTGATTGATAACGTTATTCTTATGGGTTGA
- a CDS encoding Txe/YoeB family addiction module toxin has protein sequence MNRRIVFEPGAFEDFNEWSKLDKKLYKKIVELIKDIDRSPFTGLGKPEPLKHELAGFWSRRINEEHRLVYTINDTEIIIAACKYHYE, from the coding sequence ATGAATAGAAGAATTGTATTTGAACCGGGTGCGTTTGAGGATTTTAACGAGTGGTCAAAGTTAGATAAAAAACTGTATAAAAAAATTGTTGAGCTAATCAAAGATATTGACCGTTCTCCTTTTACTGGTTTAGGAAAACCAGAGCCATTAAAACATGAACTGGCTGGCTTTTGGTCAAGACGAATTAATGAAGAACATCGTTTAGTTTATACTATAAACGATACAGAAATAATTATTGCTGCCTGTAAGTACCATTATGAATAA
- a CDS encoding AAA-like domain-containing protein: MTKSIYSLGGTVQASKGIYIRREADEVLLELCGQGEFAYILTSRQMGKSSLMISTASELKKIGVKSVIIDLTKIGTQVTVEQWYLGLLLEIEEQLDLDTDVDEWWEANDHVGFTQRLSNFFQQVLLEEVESSVVVFVDEIDTTLSLDFTDDFFAAIRYLYVARAQDDKFERLSFVLIGVATPGDLIRDAKRTPFNVGKRLDLTDFTVEEAMPLAEGLGLTSKPAEELLKCVLEWTGGHPYLTQRLCSVISEQHKKSWSNAAVKQVVSNTFLGAMSKQDNNLQFVRDMLTKRAPNQEQVLTAYREIRLASHPVVDEEQSNIKSHLKLSGVVRRQDDSLVVRNRIYQEVFNADWVEKELAQQRPYSQALMAWLETKEQDESRLLRGQALQDALAWAKDKSLGNVDYQFLAASQELDKREIQFALAETKKQAEVIVADAQRKAKWTTSIGLGILTVAITGAIGVSWYARRLKNLQQVTVLEQTANWALRLFDSYEITALFIAMETGQKLQTMVKDNRPGEYPAANPVSVLQSILNDIRERNQLKAHTKALTSARFSPDGKRILTASEDGTAIIWNSDGKELAVLKGHTGRVYSAVFSPDGKRILSASEDKTARIWNSDGKELAVFKGHTGRVYSAIFSPDGKRILTASEDKTARIWDSSGKKLAVLKGHTEGVNSAIFSRDGKRIITASEDGTARIWNTDGKELAVLKGHTGRVYSAIFSPDDKRILTASEDKTARIWDSSGKELAVLKGHTEGVTGAKFSPNGELVLTASDDNTAQIWDISGKKLAVLKGHTSGIITAKFSDDGRRILTASDDGTARIWNPDGEELAVLKGHTERVISASFNSENKNIITASGDNSARIWDEDDKELVFLKGHTKGVKNARFSADGKRILTASEDKTARIWDSSGKELAVLKGHTGSVYSARFSNDGKRILTASEDGTARIWNSSGNELFVLKNLTKGTTNARFSPDGKHITTAYEDGTARIWHTSGKKLAVLKGHTKLIKDARFSDRGKRIVTASRDKTTRIWDSSGKELAVLTGHTDTVLSARFSNNGKYVLTASWDNTARVWNTNGKELAVLKGHTKGVYSARFSPDGKYILTASEDGTARIWNSSGKELAVLKGHTGSVYSAMFSDDGKRILTTSRDKTARIWDSSGKELAVLKGHTGSVYSARFSDDGKRILTASEDGTARIWQIEELDNLLKRGCEWLDDYLVVNAQYLRKLKVCQTPSNIKAAAPYLVKIGEEKAQAVDIKGVNGAIETFKTALKWNPELKFDPQKKVQAIHLVSKGAIFVREKKIKEAIAAYKQAQKIDAKVEIDADAWNNLCGQGSLNEFAKEVMFACENAVKLAPDSGAILDSRGLARALTGNYKGAILDFEAFIAKSSDEKEKDIKAQRQGWLKALREGKNPFTKEELEKLRSE; this comes from the coding sequence ATGACTAAATCAATTTACTCTTTAGGTGGTACTGTCCAAGCTAGCAAAGGAATTTACATTCGTCGGGAAGCGGATGAGGTGCTTTTGGAGTTGTGTGGGCAAGGTGAATTTGCTTATATCCTCACTTCCCGGCAGATGGGTAAGTCTAGTTTGATGATTAGTACTGCATCTGAGTTGAAAAAAATTGGGGTGAAGTCTGTAATTATTGATTTGACGAAAATTGGTACTCAGGTGACGGTGGAGCAGTGGTATTTGGGTTTGCTGCTGGAGATTGAAGAACAATTGGATTTGGATACGGATGTTGATGAGTGGTGGGAAGCTAACGATCATGTGGGTTTCACTCAGCGATTGAGCAATTTTTTTCAGCAGGTATTGTTAGAGGAAGTGGAATCCTCTGTGGTTGTGTTTGTGGATGAAATTGATACTACTCTCAGTTTGGATTTTACTGATGACTTTTTTGCAGCGATTCGTTATCTGTATGTTGCTCGCGCCCAAGATGATAAATTTGAGCGGCTTTCTTTTGTGTTGATTGGGGTGGCAACACCGGGGGATTTGATTCGCGATGCTAAAAGAACTCCTTTTAATGTGGGAAAACGGTTGGATTTAACTGATTTTACTGTTGAGGAAGCCATGCCGCTGGCTGAAGGGTTGGGATTAACAAGCAAGCCAGCAGAAGAATTATTAAAATGCGTGCTGGAATGGACTGGTGGGCATCCTTATTTAACTCAACGTTTGTGTAGTGTTATTAGCGAGCAACACAAAAAAAGTTGGTCTAATGCAGCTGTGAAACAGGTGGTTAGCAATACGTTTTTGGGAGCAATGAGCAAGCAAGATAATAACTTGCAGTTTGTCCGGGATATGCTCACCAAACGCGCACCAAATCAAGAACAAGTTTTAACTGCTTATCGAGAAATTCGTTTGGCTAGTCATCCAGTTGTGGATGAGGAACAGTCAAATATCAAATCACACCTGAAATTATCTGGGGTAGTGCGGAGGCAGGATGATTCTTTAGTGGTACGCAATCGCATTTACCAAGAGGTGTTTAATGCAGATTGGGTAGAAAAGGAACTGGCTCAACAACGCCCATACTCCCAGGCTTTAATGGCTTGGTTGGAAACAAAGGAGCAAGATGAATCGCGGTTATTGCGGGGACAAGCTTTGCAGGATGCTTTGGCTTGGGCTAAGGATAAAAGCTTGGGCAATGTAGATTATCAGTTTTTGGCTGCCAGTCAGGAATTGGATAAGCGAGAAATTCAATTTGCTTTAGCAGAAACCAAGAAACAAGCCGAGGTGATTGTCGCTGATGCACAACGGAAAGCCAAGTGGACTACTAGTATTGGTTTGGGTATCTTGACAGTAGCAATTACAGGTGCCATAGGGGTGAGTTGGTATGCTCGAAGATTAAAGAATTTACAACAAGTTACTGTTCTCGAACAGACAGCAAATTGGGCTTTAAGGTTATTTGATAGCTATGAAATAACAGCATTATTTATAGCTATGGAAACTGGGCAAAAGTTACAAACCATGGTTAAAGATAATCGCCCTGGGGAATATCCCGCAGCTAATCCCGTCTCGGTTTTGCAAAGTATCTTGAATGATATAAGGGAACGCAATCAACTCAAAGCACATACAAAGGCTCTCACCAGTGCCAGATTTAGCCCCGACGGCAAGCGTATTCTTACTGCTTCTGAAGACGGAACTGCAATAATTTGGAATAGCGATGGCAAAGAATTAGCTGTTCTCAAAGGTCATACAGGACGTGTTTACAGTGCTGTATTTAGCCCAGACGGTAAGCGTATTCTTAGCGCTTCTGAAGATAAAACTGCAAGGATTTGGAATAGCGATGGCAAAGAATTAGCCGTTTTCAAAGGTCATACAGGACGTGTTTACAGTGCTATATTTAGCCCCGACGGTAAACGCATTCTTACAGCTTCTGAAGATAAAACTGCTCGAATTTGGGATAGTTCTGGCAAGAAATTAGCTGTTCTTAAAGGACATACAGAGGGTGTCAACAGTGCCATATTTAGCCGTGATGGTAAGCGTATTATTACTGCTTCCGAAGACGGAACAGCAAGGATTTGGAATACAGATGGCAAAGAATTAGCCGTTCTCAAAGGTCATACAGGACGTGTTTACAGTGCTATATTTAGCCCAGACGATAAACGCATTCTTACAGCTTCTGAAGATAAAACTGCTCGAATTTGGGATAGTTCTGGCAAAGAATTAGCCGTCCTCAAAGGGCATACAGAGGGTGTCACCGGTGCCAAATTTAGTCCTAACGGTGAACTAGTTCTTACCGCTTCTGATGACAATACCGCTCAGATTTGGGATATTTCTGGCAAGAAATTAGCTGTTCTTAAAGGGCACACATCAGGTATCATCACAGCTAAATTTAGTGATGATGGAAGACGTATCCTCACCGCTTCTGATGACGGAACAGCAAGGATTTGGAATCCAGATGGCGAAGAATTAGCTGTTCTCAAAGGACACACAGAGCGTGTTATCAGCGCCAGTTTTAATTCTGAAAATAAAAATATTATTACCGCTTCTGGTGACAATAGTGCCCGTATTTGGGATGAAGATGACAAAGAATTAGTTTTTTTAAAAGGACATACAAAGGGTGTCAAAAACGCCAGGTTTAGTGCTGATGGTAAACGTATTCTCACCGCTTCTGAAGATAAAACTGCTCGAATTTGGGATAGTTCTGGCAAAGAATTAGCCGTCCTCAAAGGTCATACAGGAAGTGTTTATAGCGCTAGATTTAGCAATGATGGTAAACGCATTCTTACCGCATCCGAAGACGGAACTGCTCGTATTTGGAATAGTTCTGGTAATGAATTATTTGTTCTTAAAAATCTTACAAAGGGTACTACTAACGCCAGATTTAGCCCCGACGGCAAACACATTACTACTGCTTATGAAGACGGAACTGCTCGTATTTGGCATACTTCAGGTAAGAAATTAGCTGTGCTCAAAGGGCATACAAAGCTTATCAAAGATGCTAGATTTAGCGATCGCGGCAAACGCATTGTTACTGCCTCCCGCGATAAAACCACTCGGATTTGGGATAGTTCTGGAAAGGAATTAGCTGTTCTAACAGGGCATACAGATACTGTTCTCAGCGCCAGGTTCAGCAATAATGGCAAATACGTTCTTACTGCTTCTTGGGATAATACTGCCAGGGTTTGGAATACAAATGGCAAGGAATTAGCTGTTCTCAAAGGACATACAAAAGGTGTCTACAGTGCTAGATTTAGCCCCGACGGCAAGTATATACTTACTGCTTCTGAAGATGGAACTGCAAGAATTTGGAATAGTTCTGGCAAAGAATTAGCCGTTCTCAAAGGTCATACAGGAAGTGTCTACAGTGCTATGTTTAGCGATGATGGTAAACGTATTCTCACCACTTCTCGGGATAAAACTGCTCGAATTTGGGATAGTTCTGGCAAAGAATTAGCCGTTCTCAAAGGTCATACAGGAAGTGTTTATAGCGCTAGATTTAGCGATGATGGTAAACGCATTCTTACCGCATCTGAAGACGGAACTGCAAGAATTTGGCAGATAGAGGAATTGGATAATTTGCTTAAAAGAGGTTGTGAGTGGTTGGATGATTATTTAGTTGTCAATGCCCAATATTTACGAAAATTAAAGGTATGTCAAACACCATCTAATATCAAAGCAGCAGCACCGTATTTGGTGAAAATTGGGGAAGAGAAAGCACAAGCTGTTGATATTAAAGGTGTTAACGGTGCTATTGAGACTTTTAAGACTGCTTTAAAGTGGAATCCGGAATTAAAATTTGACCCTCAGAAAAAAGTACAAGCGATACATTTAGTTAGCAAAGGCGCTATTTTTGTTAGAGAAAAGAAGATAAAAGAAGCGATCGCAGCTTATAAACAAGCACAGAAAATTGATGCCAAAGTTGAAATTGATGCTGATGCTTGGAATAATCTTTGTGGACAAGGTAGTTTAAATGAATTCGCCAAAGAGGTAATGTTTGCTTGTGAAAATGCTGTGAAACTTGCCCCGGATAGTGGCGCTATTCTCGATAGTCGGGGGTTAGCGAGGGCGTTGACGGGGAATTACAAAGGGGCAATACTCGATTTTGAAGCATTTATTGCCAAGTCTAGTGATGAAAAAGAAAAAGATATAAAAGCACAACGCCAGGGTTGGTTAAAAGCCCTACGGGAAGGTAAGAATCCGTTTACAAAGGAAGAGTTGGAGAAGTTGCGGAGTGAGTAG